A region of Periplaneta americana isolate PAMFEO1 chromosome 16, P.americana_PAMFEO1_priV1, whole genome shotgun sequence DNA encodes the following proteins:
- the LOC138691620 gene encoding zinc finger protein 235-like has product MDVIKTEPEVDPLTVQSCDDAVKEEASPSPDEENLLDLHVTRIKEECVDDSYDHNREIKFEEIILPNNFPLVKCEDEEEVCDLGTVKDELKLEGAAEENEILPDSIVDNVEKNVPQEHNGTDHEEGILTQCGSNRQDYSNISDISYNPTKCTICNEVFVTPESLKLHFHIHTSKKLFKCDVCGKSFTRSWNLKVHTRMHTEDSPFKCEVCSKCFSDSAVLNRHARLHTGERPFRCNFCEKCFLDSKVLKKHVRKHTGERPFKCNVCGKFFPVHGYLKIHARLHTGERPFKCDVCGMCFSLKAVLNRHARIHTGERPFKCDICGKCFAESGNLKSHCRLHTGERPSFKCSECGKNYVEVGSLRRHKLLHTAEGPFKCDICGKCFTRKDRLIRHMCLHLDQR; this is encoded by the exons ATGGATGTTATCAAGACAGAACCCGAGGTCGACCCTTTGACAGTACAGTCATGTGATGACGCAGTTAAAGAAGAGGCAAGTCCGTCACCAGAT GAAGAGAATTTATTGGATCTGCATGTGACTAGGATAAAGGAGGAATGCGTGGACGACAGCTACGATCACAATCGAGAgataaaatttgaagaaattatattgcCAAATAATTTTCCCCTAGTTAAGTGTGAAGACGAG GAAGAGGTGTGTGATTTGGGCACAGTAAAGGACGAGCTGAAACTGGAAGGCGCGGCAGAAGAGAATGAGATTTTGCCTGATAG cATTGTGGATAATGTTGAGAAGAATGTTCCACAAGAACATAACGGCACTGATCATGAAGAAGGCATATTGACACAGTGTGGTAGCAACAGACAAGACTATTCAAATATTAGTGACATAAGCTATAATCCTACCAAGTGTACTATATGCAACGAGGTTTTTGTAACACCGGAATCTCTGAAACTTCACTTTCACATACATACAAGCAAAAAGTtattcaaatgcgatgtctgtgggaAGTCTTTCACAAGATCATGGAATTTGAAGGTACATACACGCATGCATACAGAGGATAGtccattcaaatgcgaggtgtgtAGTAAGTGTTTCTCAGATTCGGCAGTTTTAAACAGACATGCACGTTTAcacacaggcgaaaggccattcagATGTAATTTCTGTGAAAAGTGTTTCTTAGATTCGAAAGTTTTAAAGAAACACGTACGCAAAcacacaggcgaaaggccattcaaatgcaatGTCTGTGGGAAGTTTTTCCCGGTACATGGATATCTCAAGATTCATGCCCGCCTTCATACTGGTGAGAGACCATTTAAATGCGACGTATGTGGTATGTGTTTCTCATTAAAGGCAGTTTTAAATAGGCATGCACGCATACACACTGGCGAAAGGCCGTTTAAGTGCGAtatctgtggaaagtgtttcgcAGAATCGGGTAACCTCAAGAGTCATTGCCGCCTACACACTGGCGAGAGACCATCTTTTAAATGCAGTGAATGTGGAAAAAATTATGTGGAAGTGGGAAGTCTAAGAAGACATAAACTCCTACACACAGCCGAAGggcctttcaaatgtgatatctGTGGGAAATGTTTCACGAGGAAGGATAGGCTAATAAGGCATATGTgtttacacttagaccaacgctaa